In Corvus moneduloides isolate bCorMon1 chromosome 3, bCorMon1.pri, whole genome shotgun sequence, one DNA window encodes the following:
- the NHSL1 gene encoding NHS-like protein 1 isoform X12: MVVFINTKLKSLMKLFKRKTVSNLDEESRWTVHYTAPWHQQENVFLPSSRPPCVEDLHRQAKLNLKSVLRECDKLRRDGYRSSQYYSQGPTFSSSSSAICGSYQDDYEEIEQKCPVSPPEEEKLITIKRPKSPATNELSDINTQTNWTKSLPLPTPEEKMRQQAQAVQTDVVPINVTGENFDRQASIRRSLIYTDTVVRRPKKVKRRKTITGIPDNIQKELAVGTGQSDFRGHSMYVPDHCSTLGRLDSYRSAMQRSETKDTSCQTEEVKVVPPSMRRIRAQKGQGIAAQMSQFSSSSGNMSVMSDSAAVFASRQNNDIGFHSLPRVGARVSLQSLDQTQSMMSRQTEDIAGTLPHQISKLQVDDSVVHLRNNPTMGTLSRPKSQEVRSCDSEKSSSPACVVSPHATYSTSIIPNATLSSSSEVILIHAAQSVGSLDSKITSSTAYPNPRDNPAASSAISGKEDHHSSSGNWSESSSTRHSQTSDTIPSNTVMMLSLGDSAVSLSTPGNAEAGSQSMSYSCRNTAALASPSQDSDGRSESSYSGERAHAAVSSTEHWLYKSSENSETPSRKVVCTTPGCATPGSNLSSSSLERTSVRDDSTSLYSLDHDGYYGPMHMDSRLKSDIPCNSINGFENPGDNVVNVFEGKEKKHQDDQSGQGDKSLARNISLKKAKKPPLPPSRTDSLRRIPKKKAQSNGQVLDETLIATLQHSLQLNLKCKNGSSPSQSPCSDYEDPWVLRSRSQSSVSASSSMMSTTAPNLYSICTVTPSQSETSSIKSEYADQWGYYSDYAAVADDQVKSPVTHSASTSSALSDYSISHFSDGSRASVPQVPSGLAKPKSASPEKSHRVTSPSSGYSSQSNTPTALTPVPVLVKSASSGSGKSKLKPKVPERKSSLLSSVSMSSSSTSLSSNTSTEGSVSVKKLDPALSPPPDSGAPPPPPPLPTPPHCPELSPPPPPPPAEVMDLSPLSASPTFPPPPPEASVNSSFAQTVPWFPQEASISSFSSPVPPPPSCSIAVPPPAPPLDPKITKGATIYPQFSFKKRNQDDSCYSPVKQPLTKQDASRPVMPLVTTKALQMVQLRSVKKSTEGEPSAESASETTSQEKGTANSSSQSSLKPSLSLKLSSSLGDEEMKTPGTSFKNVVQTLSRGSPLILSDNTRVLDCDQKPVSAVGLKKSPEADALGSATDDTPESSVQSEDLLSGVSLQGSPTSPDKTLVVLPSKKPPPISKKPKLFLLVPPPQLDLTVEKAAEVSDTARSPTKRDAVLAHCEEARNCLTDGLGSSEMDSGSLVPEGGAAGFTFSETVGANAFVVQPAASPVQEEPRQEEQSAFDEGSSSGSSQDSGSNTDGHLSQENESVEVFESDTANSSFLPSSGYGEETDGVATPARPRTTEDLFAAIHRSKRKVLGRKDSEDDRTRNHSPSPPVTPTGASPNLATLKQAGSIQRSVRKSSTSNDNFKALLLKKGSRCDTSSRMSAAEMLKNTDPRFHRTKTDASPDLSDIPASCSPSKSKRAQEEWAKSEGLMPRSMSFSGTRYGRSRTPPSAASSKYNVRNRIQSSPMTVISEGDGEVVEQSEGRVRRTLEEQQERQLDMFNSDEMDMNDFPYAEEASCKETLDPAHVDLMTQPGASRKCLNSSAEES, encoded by the exons AGTGTGACAAGCTGCGGCGGGATGGCTACCGGAGCTCACAGTATTACTCTCAGGGCCCCACCTTCTCCTCGTCCTCCAGTGCAATCTGTGGAAGTTACCAGGATGATTATGAAGAAATTGAACAAAAG TGTCCTGTCTCTCCccctgaagaagaaaagcttaTTACCATCAAAAGGCCTAAAAGTCCAGCTACAAATGAGTTATCAGATATCAACACCCAAACCAACTGGACTAAGTCTCTTCCACTGCCAACGCCAGAAGAGAAAATGCGACAACAAGCACAAGCCGTCCAAACAGATGTGGTTCCTATTAATGTGACTG GGGAGAATTTCGACCGCCAAGCCAGCATTCGGCGGTCTCTAATTTACACAGACACGGTGGTAAGACGGCCGAAGAAAGTCAAAAGGAGAAAGACTATTACAGGAATCCCTGACAACATACAAAAGGAGCTAG CAGTTGGTACTGGCCAAAGTGATTTCCGAGGGCATTCGATGTATGTCCCAGATCACTGTTCCACGCTAGGGAGACTAGACAGCTATCGCTCTGCTATGCAGCGCTCCGAAACCAAGGACACCAGCTGCCAGACGGAGGAAGTTAAAGTTGTGCCCCCTTCAATGAGAAGAATACGAGCACAGAAAGGACAAGGCATTGCAGCCCAGATGTCTCAGTTCTCCAGCTCATCTGGAAACATGTCAGTGATGAGTGACTCTGCTGCAGTTTTTGCTTCCCGCCAAAACAACGACATAGGTTTTCACAGCTTGCCTCGGGTTGGTGCGAGAGTGTCTCTGCAGTCCCTAGATCAGACACAGAGCATGATGTCGAGGCAGACAGAAGACATTGCTGGCACTTTACCCCACCAGATAAGTAAATTGCAAGTGGATGATAGTGTTGTGCATCTGAGGAATAATCCCACGATGGGGACCCTGTCGAGGCCAAAGTCCCAAGAGGTGAGAAGCTGTGATAGCGAGAAGTCCTCAAGCCCAGCATGTGTGGTCTCTCCTCATGCCACCTACTCAACGAGCATCATACCCAATGCAACACTGTCATCCTCCTCAGAAGTTATCCTTATTCACGCTGCCCAGAGTGTTGGATCATTGGATAGTAAAATTACCAGCTCCACTGCCTACCCAAATCCAAGAGAcaatcctgctgccagcagtgcaaTAAGTGGGAAAGAAGATCACCATTCTTCAAGTGGTAACTGGAGTGAGAGTAGCTCCACACGTCACTCACAGACTTCAGATACCATCCCATCTAACACTGTCATGATGCTTTCTCTTGGTGACTCTGCTGTCTCTCTTAGCACTCCTGGGAATGCAGAGGCTGGGTCTCAGAGCATGAGCTACAGCTGTAGGAACACTGCTGCTTTAGCAAGCCCTTCCCAGGACAGCGATGGTCGGAGTGAATCCAGCTATTCTGGAGAGAGAGCACACGCAGcagtgagcagcacagagcattGGTTGTACAAGTCTTCAGAAAACAGTGAGACCCCTTCACGCAAGGTGGTTTGTACCACACCAGGCTGTGCCACGCCCGGCAGCaacctgagcagcagcagcctggagaggacGTCGGTCAGGGACGATTCGACTTCCCTGTATTCTTTGGACCACGATGGCTATTACGGCCCCATGCATATGGACTCCAGACTGAAGTCAGACATTCCATGCAACAGTATTAATGGTTTTGAGAACCCCGGAGACAACGTGGTAAATGTCtttgaaggaaaggagaagaaacatCAGGATGACCAGTCAGGCCAAGGTGACAAATCCCTTGCAAGAAACATCTCACTGAAGAAGGCAAAGAAGCCACCTTTGCCACCATCCAGAACAGACTCACTCAGAAGGATACCTAAGAAAAAAGCCCAATCCAATGGACAGGTACTTGATGAAACACTCATTGCCACGCTCCAGCATTCTCTGCAGCTGAATCTTAAGTGCAAAAATGGCAGCTCCCCTTCCCAGAGCCCCTGCAGTGATTATGAGGATCCCTGGGTGTTGCGCTCCCGCAGCCAAAGCTCGGTCAGTGCGAGCAGCAGCATGATGTCCACCACTGCTCCAAACCTGTACTCCATCTGCACAGTCACTCCCTCCCAGAGTGAGACAAGTAGCATAAAGTCGGAGTACGCTGACCAGTGGGGTTACTACAGCGACTATGCCGCAGTGGCAGACGACCAGGTGAAATCTCCGGTGACCCATTCTGCCAGTACATCATCTGCTCTGAGCGATTACAGCATCAGCCACTTCAGTGATGGCTCAAGGGCTTCTGTGCCACAAGTGCCCAGTGGACTGGCCAAACCAAAGAGTGCTTCTCCAGAGAAATCCCACCGAGTCACATCACCATCAAGTGGGTACTCCAGCCAGTCCAATACACCCACTGCGCTTACTCCAGTGCCTGTACTTGTAAAATCTGCATCATCAGGAAGTGGGAAATCCAAGCTGAAGCCTAAAGTGCCTGAAAGGAAGTCCTCTCTTCTGTCTTCAGTCTCCATGTCTTCATCATCCACTTCTCTTTCTTCAAATACATCTACTGAAGGGAGTGTGAGTGTGAAGAAACTGgaccctgctctgagccctcctCCGGATTCTGGTGCGcctcctccaccacctcctCTTCCAACACCTCCACATTGCCCTGAActttctcctccccctcctcctcctccagcagaaGTCATGGATCTGTCACCATTGTCTGCCTCTCCCACGTTTCCCCCTCCTCCGCCAGAAGCCAGTGTAAATTCTTCCTTTGCTCAGACTGTTCCATGGTTTCCTCAAGAAGCCTCCATCAGTTCATTCTCTTCgcctgttcctcctcctccttcttgcTCCATAGCTGTCCCGCCACCAGCACCACCGCTTGATCCCAAAATAACAAAAGGTGCAACAATATACCCgcagttttcttttaagaaacGCAACCAGGACGATTCTTGCTACAGTCCAGTGAAACAGCCACTCACTAAGCAAGATGCATCGAGACCTGTGATGCCATTAGTAACCACCAAAGCACTGCAAATGGTGCAGTTGAGGTCTGTGAAAAAATCAACAGAAGGTGAGCCATCAGCTGAATCTGCTTCTGAAACCACTTCTCAGGAAAAGGGTACTGCAAATTCATCATCACAGTCTTCGCTAAAGCCATCTCTCTCACTAAAACTCAGTAGCAGCTTAGGCGACGAGGAAATGAAAACTCCAGgcacttcatttaaaaatgtagttCAAACGCTGTCTCGGGGTTCTCCTCTCATTCTCTCTGATAACACACGTGTACTTGACTGTGATCAAAAGCCTGTGAGTGCAGTAGGTCTGAAGAAGTCTCCTGAAGCTGATGCTCTGGGGTCAGCCACTGATGACACACCTGAGTCCTCAGTGCAGAGTGAAGACCTCCTTTCTGGCGTGTCACTTCAGGGGTCACCAACATCTCCAGACAAGACTCTGGTTGTATTGCCAAGCAAGAAACCACCTCCTATATCAAAGAAACCCAAGCTGTTCCTTCTGGTACCACCTCCACAGTTAGACCTTACAGTggagaaagcagctgaagtgaGTGATACTGCCAGAAGCCCAACTAAGAGAGACGCTGTGCTTGCACACTGTGAGGAGGCGAGAAATTGTCTTACAGATGGACTCGGTTCTAGCGAGATGGACTCTGGCAGCCTGGTTCctgagggaggagctgctggattcACCTTCTCTGAGACAGTGGGAGCGAATGCCTTTGTGGTACAGCCTGCTGCATCACCAGTTCAAGAAGAacccaggcaggaggagcagtcTGCTTTTGATGAAGGAAGCAGTTCAGGGAGCAGCCAAGACAGTGGCAGTAACACTGACGGGCACCTATCTCAAGAGAACGAAAGTG TGGAGGTGTTTGAATCAGACACAGCCAACAGTTCATTCCTGCCAAGCAGTGGCTATGGGGAAGAGACAGATGGAGTGGCAACACCAGCGAGACCAAGGACTACTGAGGATCTTTTTGCAGCCATTCACAG ATCCAAAAGGAAAGTCCTTGGCCGTAAAGATTCCGAAGACGACCGTACCCGCAACCATTCTCCATCGCCCCCCGTAACTCCCACTGGTGCTTCCCCAAATTTAGCTACCCTCAAACAAGCCGGATCTATTCAGAGAAGCGTTCgcaagagcagcaccagcaatGACAACTTCAAAGCCCTGCTGCTGAAGAAAGGGAGCCGCTGTGACACCAGTTCCCGTATGTCCGCAGCAGAGATGTTGAAGAACACGGACCCGAGGTTCCACCGGACAAAGACAGATGCCTCCCCTGACCTTTCCGAcatccctgccagctgctcacccagcaAGAGCAAACGGGCCCAGGAAGAGTGGGCCAAGAGTGAGGGCCTGATGCCAAGGAGCATGTCCTTCTCTGGCACGAGGTACGGCCGGTCACGGACACCCccatctgctgccagcagcaagtACAATGTCCGCAACCGCATCCAGAGCAGCCCCATGACTGTCATTAGtgaaggagatggggaagtgGTGGAACAGTCAGAGGGCAGGGTCCGGAGGACTTTGGAAGAGCAGCAAGAGAGGCAGCTTGATATGTTTAACAGTGATGAAATGGACATGAATGACTTTCCGTATGCTGAGGAGGCAAGCTGCAAGGAGACCTTGGATCCAGCCCATGTAGACTTAATGACTCAACCAGGTGCTTCAAGGAAGTGTCTAAactcttcagctgaagaaagtTAA
- the NHSL1 gene encoding NHS-like protein 1 isoform X4, protein MPFPLRTLEPLKLCRLEEAGGDGAERGGPAPGDHAGATEGGGGRRRGAVPLFGSLEQVSSYALVSLLMQLSDLSRCAGDIFGGILSEADSLCHRNARLQRRLGALEELLARLDHRKVKIPVSNLDEESRWTVHYTAPWHQQENVFLPSSRPPCVEDLHRQAKLNLKSVLRECDKLRRDGYRSSQYYSQGPTFSSSSSAICGSYQDDYEEIEQKCPVSPPEEEKLITIKRPKSPATNELSDINTQTNWTKSLPLPTPEEKMRQQAQAVQTDVVPINVTGENFDRQASIRRSLIYTDTVVRRPKKVKRRKTITGIPDNIQKELVGTGQSDFRGHSMYVPDHCSTLGRLDSYRSAMQRSETKDTSCQTEEVKVVPPSMRRIRAQKGQGIAAQMSQFSSSSGNMSVMSDSAAVFASRQNNDIGFHSLPRVGARVSLQSLDQTQSMMSRQTEDIAGTLPHQISKLQVDDSVVHLRNNPTMGTLSRPKSQEVRSCDSEKSSSPACVVSPHATYSTSIIPNATLSSSSEVILIHAAQSVGSLDSKITSSTAYPNPRDNPAASSAISGKEDHHSSSGNWSESSSTRHSQTSDTIPSNTVMMLSLGDSAVSLSTPGNAEAGSQSMSYSCRNTAALASPSQDSDGRSESSYSGERAHAAVSSTEHWLYKSSENSETPSRKVVCTTPGCATPGSNLSSSSLERTSVRDDSTSLYSLDHDGYYGPMHMDSRLKSDIPCNSINGFENPGDNVVNVFEGKEKKHQDDQSGQGDKSLARNISLKKAKKPPLPPSRTDSLRRIPKKKAQSNGQVLDETLIATLQHSLQLNLKCKNGSSPSQSPCSDYEDPWVLRSRSQSSVSASSSMMSTTAPNLYSICTVTPSQSETSSIKSEYADQWGYYSDYAAVADDQVKSPVTHSASTSSALSDYSISHFSDGSRASVPQVPSGLAKPKSASPEKSHRVTSPSSGYSSQSNTPTALTPVPVLVKSASSGSGKSKLKPKVPERKSSLLSSVSMSSSSTSLSSNTSTEGSVSVKKLDPALSPPPDSGAPPPPPPLPTPPHCPELSPPPPPPPAEVMDLSPLSASPTFPPPPPEASVNSSFAQTVPWFPQEASISSFSSPVPPPPSCSIAVPPPAPPLDPKITKGATIYPQFSFKKRNQDDSCYSPVKQPLTKQDASRPVMPLVTTKALQMVQLRSVKKSTEGEPSAESASETTSQEKGTANSSSQSSLKPSLSLKLSSSLGDEEMKTPGTSFKNVVQTLSRGSPLILSDNTRVLDCDQKPVSAVGLKKSPEADALGSATDDTPESSVQSEDLLSGVSLQGSPTSPDKTLVVLPSKKPPPISKKPKLFLLVPPPQLDLTVEKAAEVSDTARSPTKRDAVLAHCEEARNCLTDGLGSSEMDSGSLVPEGGAAGFTFSETVGANAFVVQPAASPVQEEPRQEEQSAFDEGSSSGSSQDSGSNTDGHLSQENESVEVFESDTANSSFLPSSGYGEETDGVATPARPRTTEDLFAAIHRSKRKVLGRKDSEDDRTRNHSPSPPVTPTGASPNLATLKQAGSIQRSVRKSSTSNDNFKALLLKKGSRCDTSSRMSAAEMLKNTDPRFHRTKTDASPDLSDIPASCSPSKSKRAQEEWAKSEGLMPRSMSFSGTRYGRSRTPPSAASSKYNVRNRIQSSPMTVISEGDGEVVEQSEGRVRRTLEEQQERQLDMFNSDEMDMNDFPYAEEASCKETLDPAHVDLMTQPGASRKCLNSSAEES, encoded by the exons AGTGTGACAAGCTGCGGCGGGATGGCTACCGGAGCTCACAGTATTACTCTCAGGGCCCCACCTTCTCCTCGTCCTCCAGTGCAATCTGTGGAAGTTACCAGGATGATTATGAAGAAATTGAACAAAAG TGTCCTGTCTCTCCccctgaagaagaaaagcttaTTACCATCAAAAGGCCTAAAAGTCCAGCTACAAATGAGTTATCAGATATCAACACCCAAACCAACTGGACTAAGTCTCTTCCACTGCCAACGCCAGAAGAGAAAATGCGACAACAAGCACAAGCCGTCCAAACAGATGTGGTTCCTATTAATGTGACTG GGGAGAATTTCGACCGCCAAGCCAGCATTCGGCGGTCTCTAATTTACACAGACACGGTGGTAAGACGGCCGAAGAAAGTCAAAAGGAGAAAGACTATTACAGGAATCCCTGACAACATACAAAAGGAGCTAG TTGGTACTGGCCAAAGTGATTTCCGAGGGCATTCGATGTATGTCCCAGATCACTGTTCCACGCTAGGGAGACTAGACAGCTATCGCTCTGCTATGCAGCGCTCCGAAACCAAGGACACCAGCTGCCAGACGGAGGAAGTTAAAGTTGTGCCCCCTTCAATGAGAAGAATACGAGCACAGAAAGGACAAGGCATTGCAGCCCAGATGTCTCAGTTCTCCAGCTCATCTGGAAACATGTCAGTGATGAGTGACTCTGCTGCAGTTTTTGCTTCCCGCCAAAACAACGACATAGGTTTTCACAGCTTGCCTCGGGTTGGTGCGAGAGTGTCTCTGCAGTCCCTAGATCAGACACAGAGCATGATGTCGAGGCAGACAGAAGACATTGCTGGCACTTTACCCCACCAGATAAGTAAATTGCAAGTGGATGATAGTGTTGTGCATCTGAGGAATAATCCCACGATGGGGACCCTGTCGAGGCCAAAGTCCCAAGAGGTGAGAAGCTGTGATAGCGAGAAGTCCTCAAGCCCAGCATGTGTGGTCTCTCCTCATGCCACCTACTCAACGAGCATCATACCCAATGCAACACTGTCATCCTCCTCAGAAGTTATCCTTATTCACGCTGCCCAGAGTGTTGGATCATTGGATAGTAAAATTACCAGCTCCACTGCCTACCCAAATCCAAGAGAcaatcctgctgccagcagtgcaaTAAGTGGGAAAGAAGATCACCATTCTTCAAGTGGTAACTGGAGTGAGAGTAGCTCCACACGTCACTCACAGACTTCAGATACCATCCCATCTAACACTGTCATGATGCTTTCTCTTGGTGACTCTGCTGTCTCTCTTAGCACTCCTGGGAATGCAGAGGCTGGGTCTCAGAGCATGAGCTACAGCTGTAGGAACACTGCTGCTTTAGCAAGCCCTTCCCAGGACAGCGATGGTCGGAGTGAATCCAGCTATTCTGGAGAGAGAGCACACGCAGcagtgagcagcacagagcattGGTTGTACAAGTCTTCAGAAAACAGTGAGACCCCTTCACGCAAGGTGGTTTGTACCACACCAGGCTGTGCCACGCCCGGCAGCaacctgagcagcagcagcctggagaggacGTCGGTCAGGGACGATTCGACTTCCCTGTATTCTTTGGACCACGATGGCTATTACGGCCCCATGCATATGGACTCCAGACTGAAGTCAGACATTCCATGCAACAGTATTAATGGTTTTGAGAACCCCGGAGACAACGTGGTAAATGTCtttgaaggaaaggagaagaaacatCAGGATGACCAGTCAGGCCAAGGTGACAAATCCCTTGCAAGAAACATCTCACTGAAGAAGGCAAAGAAGCCACCTTTGCCACCATCCAGAACAGACTCACTCAGAAGGATACCTAAGAAAAAAGCCCAATCCAATGGACAGGTACTTGATGAAACACTCATTGCCACGCTCCAGCATTCTCTGCAGCTGAATCTTAAGTGCAAAAATGGCAGCTCCCCTTCCCAGAGCCCCTGCAGTGATTATGAGGATCCCTGGGTGTTGCGCTCCCGCAGCCAAAGCTCGGTCAGTGCGAGCAGCAGCATGATGTCCACCACTGCTCCAAACCTGTACTCCATCTGCACAGTCACTCCCTCCCAGAGTGAGACAAGTAGCATAAAGTCGGAGTACGCTGACCAGTGGGGTTACTACAGCGACTATGCCGCAGTGGCAGACGACCAGGTGAAATCTCCGGTGACCCATTCTGCCAGTACATCATCTGCTCTGAGCGATTACAGCATCAGCCACTTCAGTGATGGCTCAAGGGCTTCTGTGCCACAAGTGCCCAGTGGACTGGCCAAACCAAAGAGTGCTTCTCCAGAGAAATCCCACCGAGTCACATCACCATCAAGTGGGTACTCCAGCCAGTCCAATACACCCACTGCGCTTACTCCAGTGCCTGTACTTGTAAAATCTGCATCATCAGGAAGTGGGAAATCCAAGCTGAAGCCTAAAGTGCCTGAAAGGAAGTCCTCTCTTCTGTCTTCAGTCTCCATGTCTTCATCATCCACTTCTCTTTCTTCAAATACATCTACTGAAGGGAGTGTGAGTGTGAAGAAACTGgaccctgctctgagccctcctCCGGATTCTGGTGCGcctcctccaccacctcctCTTCCAACACCTCCACATTGCCCTGAActttctcctccccctcctcctcctccagcagaaGTCATGGATCTGTCACCATTGTCTGCCTCTCCCACGTTTCCCCCTCCTCCGCCAGAAGCCAGTGTAAATTCTTCCTTTGCTCAGACTGTTCCATGGTTTCCTCAAGAAGCCTCCATCAGTTCATTCTCTTCgcctgttcctcctcctccttcttgcTCCATAGCTGTCCCGCCACCAGCACCACCGCTTGATCCCAAAATAACAAAAGGTGCAACAATATACCCgcagttttcttttaagaaacGCAACCAGGACGATTCTTGCTACAGTCCAGTGAAACAGCCACTCACTAAGCAAGATGCATCGAGACCTGTGATGCCATTAGTAACCACCAAAGCACTGCAAATGGTGCAGTTGAGGTCTGTGAAAAAATCAACAGAAGGTGAGCCATCAGCTGAATCTGCTTCTGAAACCACTTCTCAGGAAAAGGGTACTGCAAATTCATCATCACAGTCTTCGCTAAAGCCATCTCTCTCACTAAAACTCAGTAGCAGCTTAGGCGACGAGGAAATGAAAACTCCAGgcacttcatttaaaaatgtagttCAAACGCTGTCTCGGGGTTCTCCTCTCATTCTCTCTGATAACACACGTGTACTTGACTGTGATCAAAAGCCTGTGAGTGCAGTAGGTCTGAAGAAGTCTCCTGAAGCTGATGCTCTGGGGTCAGCCACTGATGACACACCTGAGTCCTCAGTGCAGAGTGAAGACCTCCTTTCTGGCGTGTCACTTCAGGGGTCACCAACATCTCCAGACAAGACTCTGGTTGTATTGCCAAGCAAGAAACCACCTCCTATATCAAAGAAACCCAAGCTGTTCCTTCTGGTACCACCTCCACAGTTAGACCTTACAGTggagaaagcagctgaagtgaGTGATACTGCCAGAAGCCCAACTAAGAGAGACGCTGTGCTTGCACACTGTGAGGAGGCGAGAAATTGTCTTACAGATGGACTCGGTTCTAGCGAGATGGACTCTGGCAGCCTGGTTCctgagggaggagctgctggattcACCTTCTCTGAGACAGTGGGAGCGAATGCCTTTGTGGTACAGCCTGCTGCATCACCAGTTCAAGAAGAacccaggcaggaggagcagtcTGCTTTTGATGAAGGAAGCAGTTCAGGGAGCAGCCAAGACAGTGGCAGTAACACTGACGGGCACCTATCTCAAGAGAACGAAAGTG TGGAGGTGTTTGAATCAGACACAGCCAACAGTTCATTCCTGCCAAGCAGTGGCTATGGGGAAGAGACAGATGGAGTGGCAACACCAGCGAGACCAAGGACTACTGAGGATCTTTTTGCAGCCATTCACAG ATCCAAAAGGAAAGTCCTTGGCCGTAAAGATTCCGAAGACGACCGTACCCGCAACCATTCTCCATCGCCCCCCGTAACTCCCACTGGTGCTTCCCCAAATTTAGCTACCCTCAAACAAGCCGGATCTATTCAGAGAAGCGTTCgcaagagcagcaccagcaatGACAACTTCAAAGCCCTGCTGCTGAAGAAAGGGAGCCGCTGTGACACCAGTTCCCGTATGTCCGCAGCAGAGATGTTGAAGAACACGGACCCGAGGTTCCACCGGACAAAGACAGATGCCTCCCCTGACCTTTCCGAcatccctgccagctgctcacccagcaAGAGCAAACGGGCCCAGGAAGAGTGGGCCAAGAGTGAGGGCCTGATGCCAAGGAGCATGTCCTTCTCTGGCACGAGGTACGGCCGGTCACGGACACCCccatctgctgccagcagcaagtACAATGTCCGCAACCGCATCCAGAGCAGCCCCATGACTGTCATTAGtgaaggagatggggaagtgGTGGAACAGTCAGAGGGCAGGGTCCGGAGGACTTTGGAAGAGCAGCAAGAGAGGCAGCTTGATATGTTTAACAGTGATGAAATGGACATGAATGACTTTCCGTATGCTGAGGAGGCAAGCTGCAAGGAGACCTTGGATCCAGCCCATGTAGACTTAATGACTCAACCAGGTGCTTCAAGGAAGTGTCTAAactcttcagctgaagaaagtTAA